A stretch of the Archangium violaceum genome encodes the following:
- a CDS encoding pirin family protein, giving the protein MMIVRPSEARGHANHGWLDSHHTFSFGDYYDPSYMGFRALRVINEDRVAPRSGFGTHPHRDMEIITYVLSGQIEHRDSMGTLGVLRAGELQRMSAGTGVLHSEMNRTGKELHFLQIWILPERQGLTPSYEQKSFTEEERQGRFRLVVSPEGQEGALKVHQDLRLYSTLLGKGEQTEYALAPGRHAWLQVARGAGSLNGVELKAGDGVALSDESRLVLSATEPLEALLFDLA; this is encoded by the coding sequence ATGATGATCGTTCGACCTTCGGAAGCGCGCGGACATGCGAACCACGGGTGGCTGGATTCCCACCACACCTTCTCGTTCGGCGACTACTACGACCCCAGCTACATGGGCTTCCGCGCCCTGCGCGTCATCAACGAGGACCGCGTGGCGCCGCGCAGTGGCTTCGGCACGCACCCGCACCGGGACATGGAGATCATCACCTACGTGCTCTCGGGACAGATCGAACACCGGGACAGCATGGGTACGCTCGGCGTGCTGCGTGCGGGAGAGCTGCAGCGGATGTCGGCGGGCACGGGCGTGCTGCACAGCGAGATGAACCGCACGGGCAAGGAGCTGCACTTCCTGCAGATCTGGATCCTCCCCGAGCGCCAGGGCCTGACGCCGAGCTACGAGCAGAAGTCCTTCACGGAGGAGGAGCGCCAGGGCCGCTTCCGGCTGGTGGTGTCGCCGGAGGGGCAGGAGGGCGCGCTGAAGGTGCACCAGGATCTGCGGCTGTACAGCACGCTGCTGGGGAAGGGTGAGCAGACCGAGTACGCGCTGGCGCCGGGCCGGCATGCCTGGCTGCAGGTGGCGCGAGGCGCGGGCTCGCTCAACGGCGTGGAGCTGAAGGCCGGGGACGGGGTCGCCCTGTCCGACGAGTCGCGCCTGGTGCTCTCGGCCACCGAGCCGTTGGAGGCGCTGCTGTTCGACCTGGCGTGA
- a CDS encoding YceI family protein encodes MSIETWQIDNAHTSINFTVRHMVVARVHGRFSRYEGRLFVHGGLENTQAEVKIDAASIDTQVEARDKHLRSQDFFDVAAFPRLIFRSRRVVPAGGDRYRVVGDLTIKDTTREVTLDAEFLGRVKDPFGVERLAFSARTSIDRKDFGLTWNKGLETGGVLVGERIDIELDVQAVKAAAGAKAA; translated from the coding sequence ATGTCCATCGAGACCTGGCAGATCGACAACGCCCACACCTCCATCAATTTCACGGTGCGGCACATGGTGGTGGCCCGGGTGCACGGCCGCTTCTCGCGCTACGAGGGGCGGCTGTTCGTGCACGGCGGCCTGGAGAACACGCAGGCGGAGGTGAAGATCGACGCGGCGAGCATCGACACGCAGGTGGAGGCGCGTGACAAGCACCTGCGCTCGCAGGACTTCTTCGATGTGGCGGCCTTCCCGCGCCTCATCTTCCGCAGCCGGCGTGTGGTGCCCGCCGGTGGCGACCGCTACCGCGTGGTGGGGGACCTGACCATCAAGGACACCACCCGCGAGGTGACGCTGGACGCCGAGTTCCTCGGCCGGGTGAAGGATCCGTTCGGCGTCGAGCGCCTGGCCTTCAGCGCGCGCACGAGCATCGACCGCAAGGACTTCGGGCTGACGTGGAACAAGGGGCTGGAGACGGGCGGGGTGCTGGTGGGGGAGCGCATCGACATCGAGCTCGACGTGCAGGCGGTGAAGGCGGCGGCGGGAGCGAAGGCCGCGTGA
- a CDS encoding spore germination protein GerW family protein yields MDVNEVIDRARDAFNVRRVFGEPIQQGEVTLVPAAWVSGGGGGGGGEGTAPEGAENAGGTGKGYGSGFGLRARPAGAFVLRNGKVSWMPAVDVNRIILGAQVLMGIFLLTIGRKLARRLLEEKPLRKRLAR; encoded by the coding sequence ATGGATGTCAACGAGGTCATCGACAGGGCTCGCGACGCCTTCAACGTCCGGCGCGTCTTCGGAGAACCCATCCAGCAGGGCGAGGTGACGCTGGTTCCCGCGGCCTGGGTGAGCGGCGGAGGGGGTGGAGGCGGCGGCGAAGGCACCGCGCCCGAGGGAGCGGAGAACGCCGGGGGGACTGGCAAGGGCTACGGCAGCGGCTTCGGCCTGCGCGCCCGGCCGGCCGGGGCCTTCGTCCTGCGCAACGGGAAGGTGAGCTGGATGCCTGCGGTGGACGTCAACCGCATCATCCTCGGCGCCCAGGTCCTGATGGGCATCTTCCTGCTGACGATCGGCCGGAAGCTCGCGCGCCGCCTGCTCGAGGAGAAACCCCTCCGCAAGCGGCTCGCGAGGTGA
- a CDS encoding RCC1-like domain-containing protein, producing the protein MSDLSACAGCSSGIADGVAISAGHHHTLALLRDNTLLTWGCTTPGSSGMRPTASARARPGA; encoded by the coding sequence ATGTCGGACTTGTCTGCATGCGCCGGGTGTTCATCGGGGATCGCCGACGGGGTGGCCATCTCCGCGGGCCACCACCACACCCTGGCGCTGCTCCGGGACAACACGCTGCTGACCTGGGGGTGCACGACTCCGGGCAGCTCGGGGATGCGTCCCACGGCATCCGCCCGAGCCCGACCCGGGGCATGA
- a CDS encoding peptide chain release factor family protein: MNVDPARRQAALEALSLDDDALLRACEVEYFIASGPGGQHRNTTASGVRLTHPPTGLSVTGTERRSQSQNKGAALERLREGLKALTYVPKKRHKTKPTKGSQRRRLETKKREGEKKAQRSKKGLW, translated from the coding sequence ATGAATGTCGATCCCGCTCGCCGGCAGGCCGCACTGGAGGCGCTCTCCCTGGATGATGACGCACTGCTCCGCGCGTGCGAGGTGGAGTACTTCATCGCCTCCGGCCCGGGGGGTCAGCACCGCAACACCACGGCCAGTGGCGTACGGTTGACCCACCCCCCGACCGGGTTGTCCGTCACCGGCACCGAGCGCCGCAGCCAATCCCAGAACAAGGGCGCCGCGCTCGAGCGCCTGCGCGAGGGCCTGAAGGCTCTCACCTACGTCCCCAAGAAGCGCCACAAGACAAAGCCCACCAAGGGCTCCCAGCGGCGTCGTCTGGAAACCAAGAAGCGCGAGGGAGAGAAGAAGGCCCAGCGCAGCAAGAAGGGCCTCTGGTGA
- the acnA gene encoding aconitate hydratase AcnA, with protein sequence MTDSFKSKSQLTVGSASYEFYSLAKVGKDHASVARLPFSLKILLENLLRNEDGRVVKREHVEKMLAWNPKADPDTEISFHPARVLLQDFTGVPAVVDLAAMREALASMGGDPAKINPRNPADLVIDHSFQVDVFGTSDAFRANAELEFDRNKERYAFLRWGQNAFKNFRVVPPDVGICHQVNLEYLAQVAFRQGNVVCPDTLVGTDSHTTMVNGLGVVGWGVGGIEAEAALLGQPITMLIPQVVGFKLTGQLPAGATATDLVLTVTQMLRKKGVVGKFVEFFGDGLKSLSLPDRATIANMAPEYGATIGFFPVDEESLNYLRFTGRPPELVALAEAYFKEQGLFRTDSTPEPVFTDTLELDLSTVVPSLAGPKRPQDRVTLKDMKSAYEKSLVEMLAAGKSKGEDDEGGGKAKAAAAPVPPERLKQTVTVKAGNQSYELGHGAVVIASITSCTNTSNPAVLLGAGLLAKKAVERGINVRPWVKTSLAPGSRVVTDYLKESGLMPYLEALGFHVVGYGCATCIGNSGPLPDPVADAVTSGDLVVAAVLSGNRNFEGRINPHVRMNYLASPPLVVAYALAGEVGKDLDNEPIGTDRNGRPVFLKDIWPSAEEIRQAISTSVKPEQFRSQYSRAMEGDQLWQQLPSGGSNTFQWDPKSTYVRKPTFLENIPAEPKPLTDIKAARVLAVLGDSVTTDHISPAGNIAKTSPAAKYLMEQGVEPKDFNSYGARRGNHEVMVRGTFANIRLKNLLVPGVEGGVTVHIPTRERMSIYDASMKYQQDGTPLVVLAGAEYGTGSSRDWAAKGTAMLGIKAVIAKSFERIHRSNLIGMGVLPLQFEAGQDAQSLGLTGHETFEITGISTDLAPQKKLTVKATGEGGTKEFTVLCRIDTPNELDYYRHGGILLYVMRQLAKA encoded by the coding sequence ATGACGGACAGTTTCAAGAGCAAGAGCCAACTCACGGTGGGCTCTGCGTCGTACGAGTTCTACAGCCTCGCCAAGGTGGGCAAGGACCACGCCTCGGTCGCGCGCCTGCCCTTCTCGCTGAAGATCCTGCTCGAGAACCTGCTGCGCAACGAGGATGGCCGTGTGGTGAAGCGCGAGCACGTGGAGAAGATGCTCGCCTGGAACCCGAAGGCCGATCCGGACACGGAGATCTCCTTCCACCCGGCGCGCGTGCTGCTGCAGGACTTCACCGGCGTGCCCGCGGTGGTGGACCTGGCCGCCATGCGCGAGGCGCTCGCCTCCATGGGAGGTGATCCGGCGAAGATCAACCCGCGCAACCCGGCGGACCTGGTCATCGACCACTCGTTCCAGGTGGACGTGTTCGGCACCTCGGACGCCTTCCGGGCCAACGCCGAGCTCGAGTTCGACCGCAACAAGGAGCGCTACGCGTTCCTGCGTTGGGGCCAGAACGCGTTCAAGAACTTCCGCGTGGTGCCCCCCGACGTGGGCATCTGCCACCAGGTGAACCTGGAGTACCTGGCCCAGGTGGCCTTCCGCCAGGGCAACGTGGTGTGCCCCGACACGCTGGTGGGCACCGACAGCCACACCACCATGGTCAACGGCCTGGGCGTGGTGGGCTGGGGCGTGGGCGGCATCGAGGCGGAGGCGGCGCTGCTCGGCCAGCCCATCACCATGCTGATTCCGCAGGTGGTGGGCTTCAAGCTGACCGGCCAGCTCCCGGCGGGCGCCACGGCGACCGACCTGGTGCTCACCGTCACGCAGATGCTCCGCAAGAAGGGCGTGGTGGGCAAGTTCGTCGAGTTCTTCGGCGACGGCCTCAAGAGCCTGTCGCTGCCGGACCGCGCCACCATCGCCAACATGGCGCCCGAGTACGGTGCCACCATCGGCTTCTTCCCGGTGGACGAGGAGAGCCTCAACTACCTGCGCTTCACCGGCCGTCCGCCGGAGCTCGTCGCGCTGGCCGAGGCCTACTTCAAGGAGCAGGGCCTCTTCCGCACCGACAGCACCCCGGAGCCGGTCTTCACGGACACGCTGGAGCTGGACCTGTCCACGGTCGTCCCGAGCCTCGCCGGCCCCAAGCGCCCGCAGGATCGCGTGACGCTCAAGGACATGAAGTCCGCCTACGAGAAGTCGCTGGTGGAGATGCTGGCGGCGGGCAAGAGCAAGGGCGAGGACGACGAGGGGGGTGGCAAGGCCAAGGCCGCCGCGGCCCCGGTGCCTCCCGAGCGTCTCAAGCAGACCGTCACCGTCAAGGCCGGCAACCAGAGCTACGAGCTGGGCCACGGCGCGGTCGTGATCGCCTCCATCACCTCGTGCACCAACACCTCCAACCCGGCGGTGCTGCTGGGCGCGGGCCTGCTCGCGAAGAAGGCGGTGGAGCGCGGCATCAACGTGAGGCCCTGGGTGAAGACGAGCCTGGCCCCGGGCAGCCGCGTGGTGACGGACTACCTCAAGGAATCGGGCCTCATGCCCTACCTGGAGGCGCTCGGCTTCCACGTGGTGGGCTACGGCTGCGCCACGTGCATCGGCAACTCGGGCCCGCTGCCGGACCCGGTGGCGGATGCCGTCACCTCGGGTGACCTGGTGGTGGCCGCGGTGCTCAGCGGCAACCGCAACTTCGAGGGCCGCATCAACCCGCACGTGCGCATGAACTACCTGGCCTCGCCGCCGCTGGTGGTGGCGTACGCGCTGGCCGGTGAGGTGGGCAAGGACCTGGACAACGAGCCGATCGGCACGGACCGCAACGGCCGCCCGGTATTCCTCAAGGACATCTGGCCCTCGGCCGAGGAGATCCGTCAGGCCATCTCCACCTCGGTGAAGCCGGAGCAGTTCCGCAGCCAGTACTCGCGCGCCATGGAGGGCGACCAGCTCTGGCAGCAGCTCCCGTCGGGTGGCAGCAACACGTTCCAGTGGGATCCCAAGTCCACCTACGTGCGCAAGCCGACCTTCCTGGAGAACATCCCGGCCGAGCCCAAGCCGCTCACGGACATCAAGGCCGCGCGGGTGCTCGCGGTGCTGGGTGACTCCGTCACCACGGACCACATCTCGCCCGCGGGCAACATCGCCAAGACGAGCCCGGCGGCGAAGTACCTCATGGAGCAGGGCGTGGAGCCGAAGGACTTCAACTCCTACGGCGCGCGTCGCGGCAACCACGAGGTGATGGTGCGCGGCACCTTCGCCAACATCCGCCTGAAGAACCTGCTGGTGCCGGGCGTGGAAGGTGGCGTCACCGTCCACATCCCCACGCGCGAGCGGATGAGCATCTACGACGCGTCCATGAAGTACCAGCAGGACGGCACGCCGCTGGTGGTGCTGGCCGGCGCCGAGTACGGCACGGGCTCCAGCCGTGACTGGGCGGCCAAGGGCACGGCGATGCTGGGCATCAAGGCGGTCATCGCCAAGAGCTTCGAGCGCATCCACCGCTCGAACCTGATCGGCATGGGCGTGCTGCCGCTGCAGTTCGAGGCGGGCCAGGACGCGCAGAGCCTGGGCCTGACGGGTCACGAGACGTTCGAGATCACCGGCATCTCGACGGATCTGGCGCCGCAGAAGAAGCTCACGGTGAAGGCGACGGGCGAGGGCGGCACGAAGGAGTTCACGGTGCTGTGCCGCATCGACACGCCGAACGAGCTCGACTACTACCGCCACGGCGGCATCCTGCTCTACGTGATGCGTCAGCTGGCCAAGGCCTGA
- a CDS encoding cyclic nucleotide-binding domain-containing protein: MIDASDKHLSQRELAGQLAARGRVDLAVAEFRQLEQQGKTEAAAAGYEALARAWAQGSQLLRAIVACKELLRVDPRHTRTQAFIANLYARYSTPPLEGTGDTVSAELDLLPEREDPVAVPIFSMLYRDAFVALLEAVDVRVYGIGQPVMREGDPGASMFFMVEGRGDVMRLLEGRGPQEGPVVDGWVFGEMALITEGPRFSTVMPSVPSVLLELTRARLAELSKRHPLVERVVQAFCRKRAADNLLRTHPIFSPLRFEQRRLLAREFQLHRVPAGTTLLTAGTMGDALYLLLRGRCTPYHVHPDGRESPYPVLREGDVFGEISLMLDKPVTAMVRADVPCVLLRLDRSAFERHIYNQPGMRDALMQIGAERLQRTARLLADR, translated from the coding sequence ATGATTGACGCATCGGACAAGCATCTTTCGCAGCGGGAACTGGCCGGACAACTGGCGGCCCGTGGGCGGGTGGACCTGGCGGTCGCCGAGTTCCGGCAGCTCGAGCAACAGGGGAAGACCGAGGCCGCCGCCGCCGGCTACGAGGCCCTCGCGAGGGCCTGGGCCCAGGGCAGTCAGCTCCTGCGTGCCATCGTGGCGTGCAAGGAGTTGCTGCGGGTCGATCCGCGGCACACACGCACACAGGCCTTCATCGCGAACCTCTACGCGCGCTACTCCACACCACCCCTGGAGGGCACGGGGGACACGGTCTCCGCCGAGCTCGATCTGCTCCCGGAGCGGGAGGACCCGGTGGCGGTGCCCATCTTCTCGATGCTGTACCGGGATGCGTTCGTGGCGCTGCTCGAGGCGGTGGACGTCCGGGTGTATGGGATCGGCCAGCCGGTGATGCGCGAGGGAGACCCGGGCGCCTCCATGTTCTTCATGGTGGAGGGGCGGGGCGACGTCATGCGGCTGCTGGAGGGCCGGGGACCGCAGGAGGGGCCGGTGGTGGACGGCTGGGTCTTCGGGGAGATGGCGCTCATCACCGAGGGGCCCCGGTTCTCGACCGTGATGCCCTCGGTGCCGTCGGTGCTGCTGGAGCTGACGCGGGCGCGGCTGGCGGAGCTCTCCAAGCGGCACCCGTTGGTGGAGCGGGTGGTGCAGGCCTTCTGCCGCAAGCGCGCGGCGGACAACCTCTTGCGCACCCATCCCATCTTCTCGCCCCTGCGCTTCGAGCAGCGGCGGCTGTTGGCTCGCGAGTTCCAGCTCCATCGGGTGCCGGCGGGGACGACGCTGCTCACCGCCGGGACGATGGGGGATGCCCTCTACCTGCTGCTGCGTGGCCGGTGCACCCCGTACCACGTGCACCCGGACGGACGGGAGTCGCCCTATCCGGTGCTGCGCGAGGGCGATGTGTTCGGGGAGATCTCCCTCATGCTGGACAAGCCGGTGACGGCCATGGTGCGGGCGGACGTCCCGTGTGTGTTGCTGCGGCTGGACCGGTCGGCCTTCGAGCGCCACATCTACAACCAACCGGGCATGCGGGACGCGCTGATGCAGATTGGCGCCGAGCGTCTCCAGCGCACGGCGCGTCTGCTCGCGGACCGGTAG
- the ligD gene encoding DNA ligase D, translating to MGTYRARRDFSLTSEPAPEATASRHGSSPIFVVHKHDATRLHYDLRLEIDGVLVSWAIPKGPSYDPADKRLAVQTEDHPLAYASFEGHIPEGAYGAGDSLLWESGTFDTVPPGQASEQLARGRLHVALNGEKLKGGWHLIRTRPVGKKAQWLCFKAKDGTERPGYDVTEERPESVKSGQRVTQGPRRTRRTAAPPTRAKRPARRKARARTPEALLEKVWAPMLATLAQVDATEGNDWRFEVKYDGFRALAAVQGERSALQSRGGKDLSARFPAIARALEALSGHEVVVDGEIVALDAQGRSRFQLLGKGAEERFVIFDVLWLDGEDVRSLPLDERRERLERLLARGRPPLELAERVEGSAKKALAAARRRGLEGVMAKRVDSPYTPGRGADWLKLKVQANQEVAIVGFTPMANERPELGSLLVAVREGDSWHYAGKVGTGYSTKVRRELRTLLSRDVVKRPPVEGAPLVRDALHNEEAFWVKPRYVAQVAFTEWTEDGRLRHPSFQGLRTDKRPEECVREQPRSTPVRATRGPHRRTGTKARKSTRAVGRTAVARMKTPAAPSAAPVVLTHGDRVLFPEPGFTKADVFAYFRDVAPLMVPALEGRPLALQQWPRGVDAPGFFRQEVRGAPDWLTTVCIHHETRSFTHVVVDRPESLSWLANQSALTLHTWSSRVPRLEEPDWVVFDLDPGPGGTFDDLIQLATALRRHLEKLELTSVPKTSGKRGLHVLVPLAPGHTYARVREFALESFEVLAREHPALATTERSKERRQGRLYLDAEQNAWGKTVVAPYSLRALPHAPVSTPLAWSEVTPRLDPRRFTLATVLRRLDKVGDLFAPALAGGQKLPVR from the coding sequence TTGGGGACGTACCGCGCCAGGCGTGACTTCTCCCTGACTTCGGAGCCCGCGCCGGAGGCCACGGCTTCACGTCATGGCTCCAGCCCGATCTTCGTGGTGCACAAGCACGATGCCACCCGGCTGCACTATGACCTGCGGCTGGAGATCGACGGCGTGCTCGTGAGCTGGGCCATCCCCAAGGGCCCCAGCTACGACCCGGCCGACAAGCGGCTCGCGGTCCAGACCGAGGACCACCCCCTGGCCTATGCCTCCTTCGAGGGCCACATCCCCGAGGGCGCCTATGGGGCGGGGGATTCGCTCCTGTGGGAGTCGGGCACCTTCGACACGGTGCCGCCGGGCCAGGCCTCCGAGCAGCTCGCGCGGGGACGTCTCCACGTGGCGCTGAACGGAGAGAAGCTGAAGGGTGGGTGGCACCTCATCCGCACGCGCCCGGTGGGGAAGAAGGCGCAGTGGCTGTGCTTCAAGGCCAAGGATGGCACCGAGCGGCCCGGCTACGACGTCACGGAGGAGCGCCCCGAGTCCGTGAAGTCCGGCCAGCGCGTCACCCAGGGGCCCCGCCGTACCCGTCGTACCGCCGCCCCGCCCACGCGAGCCAAACGTCCCGCGCGTCGCAAGGCGCGGGCCCGTACGCCCGAGGCGCTCCTCGAGAAGGTCTGGGCACCCATGCTGGCCACGCTGGCCCAGGTGGATGCCACCGAGGGGAACGACTGGCGCTTCGAGGTGAAGTACGACGGCTTCCGCGCGCTCGCGGCCGTTCAGGGTGAGCGGAGCGCCCTCCAGTCGCGGGGCGGGAAGGATCTGTCCGCGCGCTTCCCGGCCATCGCCCGGGCGCTCGAGGCGCTGAGCGGGCACGAGGTGGTGGTGGATGGGGAGATCGTCGCCCTGGATGCCCAGGGACGCTCGCGCTTCCAGTTGCTCGGAAAAGGGGCCGAGGAGCGCTTCGTCATCTTCGACGTGCTGTGGCTCGATGGGGAGGACGTGCGCTCCCTTCCGTTGGATGAGCGCCGGGAGCGGCTCGAGCGGCTCCTCGCGCGCGGGAGGCCTCCGCTGGAGCTCGCCGAGCGGGTGGAGGGCAGCGCGAAGAAGGCCCTGGCGGCGGCGAGGCGGCGCGGGCTGGAAGGGGTCATGGCCAAGCGCGTGGACAGCCCCTACACCCCGGGTCGCGGCGCCGACTGGCTCAAGCTCAAGGTGCAGGCCAACCAGGAGGTGGCCATCGTGGGCTTCACGCCCATGGCCAACGAGCGGCCGGAGCTTGGCTCGCTGCTGGTGGCGGTGCGTGAGGGCGACAGCTGGCACTACGCGGGCAAGGTGGGCACGGGCTATTCCACGAAGGTGCGGCGCGAGCTGCGCACGCTCCTGTCGCGCGACGTGGTGAAGAGGCCGCCGGTGGAGGGTGCCCCCCTCGTGCGGGACGCCCTGCACAACGAGGAGGCGTTCTGGGTGAAGCCCCGCTACGTGGCCCAGGTGGCCTTCACCGAGTGGACCGAGGACGGCCGCCTGCGCCACCCGTCCTTCCAGGGGCTGCGCACCGACAAGCGTCCCGAGGAGTGCGTACGGGAACAGCCGCGCAGTACGCCCGTGCGTGCCACGCGAGGCCCCCACCGGCGGACGGGGACCAAGGCTCGCAAGAGCACGCGGGCCGTGGGCCGGACCGCCGTGGCCCGGATGAAGACCCCGGCTGCGCCCAGCGCGGCGCCCGTGGTGCTCACCCACGGCGACCGGGTGCTCTTCCCCGAGCCGGGCTTCACCAAGGCGGACGTGTTCGCCTACTTCCGGGACGTGGCGCCCCTGATGGTTCCGGCGCTCGAGGGCCGTCCGCTCGCGCTCCAGCAGTGGCCCCGGGGCGTGGACGCGCCCGGCTTCTTCCGCCAGGAAGTGCGAGGCGCGCCGGACTGGCTCACCACCGTGTGCATCCACCACGAGACCCGCTCGTTCACCCACGTGGTGGTGGATCGGCCCGAGTCACTGTCGTGGCTCGCCAACCAGTCGGCCCTCACGCTGCATACCTGGTCCAGCCGGGTGCCGCGCCTGGAGGAGCCGGACTGGGTGGTATTCGATCTCGACCCCGGACCGGGGGGCACCTTCGACGACCTCATCCAGCTGGCCACCGCCTTGCGGCGCCACCTGGAGAAGCTGGAGCTGACGAGCGTGCCCAAGACGTCCGGCAAGCGGGGCCTGCATGTGCTGGTGCCGCTCGCCCCCGGCCATACCTACGCGCGGGTGCGGGAGTTCGCGCTGGAGAGCTTCGAGGTGCTCGCCCGGGAGCATCCGGCACTGGCCACCACGGAACGCTCCAAGGAGCGGCGCCAGGGCAGGCTGTACCTGGATGCCGAGCAGAACGCCTGGGGCAAGACGGTGGTGGCGCCGTACTCCCTGCGTGCGCTGCCACACGCTCCGGTGTCCACGCCCCTGGCCTGGTCCGAGGTGACGCCACGGTTGGACCCCCGACGTTTCACTCTTGCTACGGTGTTGCGACGTCTGGACAAGGTAGGAGACCTGTTCGCTCCGGCGCTGGCCGGCGGGCAGAAGCTCCCGGTACGTTGA
- the acs gene encoding acetate--CoA ligase produces MLLAPKEPITAGARVKSLEEYQRLYRQSIEDPVGFWGAQAKRLDWFHPPQNVFDADMEEVDFSWYGGGKLNACHNAVDRHLQKQPDKVAIIWAANEPGKYERITYRELKHQVARVANVLKAHGVQKGDRVCIYMPMTPAVAYTMLACARIGAVHSVVFAGFSAESLRDRILDSGARIVVTANEAPRGPKAVPLKSIVDQALDGLTQVETVLVSRRTDTSVAMKAGRDKFLEDEMVKHRSTCPVEWMSSEDPLFILYTSGSTGKPKGVMHTTAGYLVYASMTHEYVFDIHPDDVYFCSADVGWITGHSYLIYGPLLNGVTTVIFESTPMYPDASRMWQVVDDLKATILYTSPTALRALIREGDEWVKKTSRKSLRILGTVGEPINPEVWRWYHDVVGEGRCDVVDTWWQTETGGILITPLPGATPTKPGSATFPFFGIEPVLVDEKGNVIEGNGVSGNLCLKRPWPGQARTIWGDHRRFRETYFSTYPGMYFTGDGCRRDEDGYYWITGRVDDVLNVSGHRLGTAEIESALVAHDVVAEAAVVGFPHDIKGTGICAYVTVKSGQDLNSEQLVGALKEQVRRIIGPLATPDRIRVVSGLPKTRSGKIMRRILRKVAEGQTDSLGDTTTLAEPQVVDEILQLEQKESSKSR; encoded by the coding sequence ATGCTTCTCGCTCCGAAGGAGCCCATTACCGCGGGCGCTCGCGTGAAGAGCCTCGAGGAGTACCAGCGCCTCTATCGCCAGAGCATCGAGGATCCCGTTGGATTCTGGGGTGCTCAGGCGAAGCGGCTCGACTGGTTCCACCCGCCGCAGAACGTGTTCGACGCGGACATGGAGGAGGTGGACTTCTCCTGGTACGGCGGTGGCAAGCTCAACGCCTGTCACAACGCGGTGGATCGGCACCTGCAGAAGCAGCCGGACAAGGTGGCCATCATCTGGGCCGCCAACGAGCCCGGGAAGTACGAGCGCATCACCTACCGCGAGCTCAAGCACCAGGTGGCGCGCGTGGCCAACGTGCTCAAGGCGCACGGCGTGCAGAAGGGTGACCGCGTCTGCATCTACATGCCCATGACGCCCGCGGTGGCCTACACCATGCTGGCGTGCGCGCGCATCGGCGCGGTGCACTCGGTGGTGTTCGCCGGCTTCTCCGCCGAGTCCCTGCGCGACCGCATCCTCGACTCGGGGGCGCGCATCGTCGTCACCGCCAACGAGGCGCCGCGTGGCCCCAAGGCCGTGCCCCTCAAGTCCATCGTGGACCAGGCGCTCGACGGCCTCACCCAGGTGGAGACGGTGCTCGTCAGCCGCCGCACCGACACGTCCGTGGCCATGAAGGCCGGGCGCGACAAGTTCCTCGAGGACGAGATGGTGAAGCACCGCTCCACCTGCCCGGTGGAGTGGATGTCCAGCGAGGATCCGCTCTTCATCCTCTACACCTCGGGCAGCACCGGGAAGCCCAAGGGCGTGATGCACACCACCGCCGGCTATCTCGTCTACGCGTCGATGACGCACGAGTACGTCTTCGACATCCACCCGGACGACGTCTACTTCTGCAGCGCCGACGTGGGTTGGATTACCGGCCACAGCTATCTCATCTACGGCCCGCTGCTCAACGGCGTGACGACGGTCATCTTCGAGTCCACGCCGATGTACCCGGACGCGAGCCGCATGTGGCAGGTGGTGGACGACCTGAAGGCGACCATCCTCTACACGTCTCCCACGGCCCTGCGCGCGCTCATCCGCGAGGGCGATGAGTGGGTGAAGAAGACCTCGCGCAAGAGCCTGCGCATCCTCGGCACGGTGGGCGAGCCCATCAACCCCGAGGTGTGGCGCTGGTACCACGACGTGGTGGGCGAGGGCCGCTGCGATGTGGTGGACACCTGGTGGCAGACGGAGACGGGCGGCATCCTGATCACCCCGCTCCCCGGCGCCACGCCCACCAAGCCCGGCAGCGCCACCTTCCCGTTCTTCGGCATCGAGCCGGTGCTGGTGGACGAGAAGGGCAACGTCATCGAGGGCAATGGCGTCTCCGGCAACCTGTGCCTCAAGCGCCCCTGGCCCGGTCAGGCCCGCACCATCTGGGGCGACCACCGGCGCTTCCGCGAGACGTACTTCTCCACGTACCCGGGCATGTACTTCACGGGTGACGGCTGCCGCCGCGACGAGGACGGCTACTACTGGATCACCGGCCGCGTGGACGACGTGCTCAACGTGTCCGGCCACCGGTTGGGCACGGCGGAGATCGAGAGCGCGCTGGTGGCGCACGACGTGGTGGCCGAGGCCGCCGTGGTGGGTTTCCCGCACGACATCAAGGGCACGGGTATCTGCGCGTACGTGACGGTGAAGAGCGGGCAGGACCTGAACTCGGAGCAGCTGGTGGGCGCCCTCAAGGAGCAGGTGCGCCGCATCATCGGCCCGCTGGCCACGCCGGATCGCATCCGCGTGGTGAGTGGTCTGCCGAAGACGCGCTCGGGGAAGATCATGCGCCGCATCCTCCGCAAGGTCGCCGAGGGCCAGACGGACAGCCTGGGTGACACCACCACGCTGGCCGAGCCTCAGGTGGTGGATGAGATCCTCCAGCTCGAGCAGAAGGAGTCCTCCAAGTCGCGCTGA